A DNA window from Jaculus jaculus isolate mJacJac1 chromosome 1, mJacJac1.mat.Y.cur, whole genome shotgun sequence contains the following coding sequences:
- the LOC101610234 gene encoding McKusick-Kaufman/Bardet-Biedl syndromes putative chaperonin-like: protein MSRLEAKKPSLCKSEPLVSESARAKLSVLKGIVTSCYGPSGRLKQLHNGLGGCVCTTSQSSALLGSLAITNPILKILTASVKNHVSCFSDCGLFTAILCCNLIENVQPLGLTPSVVIKLNKHLLSLCTNYLRSEACGCRIPVDFSNTQIFLCLVRSILSSKPACMLTRKEIDHVSALILRAFLLTIPESAGDHIILGKSIIVPLKGQRVTTSTVLPGLLIDMSEVELRKLLPIEKSSAHKVALFCVSLAGDFSDAGEGTVVVTGGASLENAVLDQLFHLGRQLVSDHVDLVLCQKVIHPSLKQFLSTHHITAVDRVGVALMEPLSKVTGATPIGTLGSVSPTSYGSVKDLCSANFGSKHFLHVIPDEATVCSLLLCNRNDTAWNELKLTCETALHALQLTMKEPWALLGGGCTETHLAAYIRHKAHNEAESIVKDNGCSPGELQLVADAFCCALESVAGSLEHDGGEVLTDLKYGHSWSVQADSPAVTSWPDSLSQCGCGLHNGQEELSWSFLRGTHHPFAPQACPPHSAVGSASILTLDCLTAKFSSLQVAVETASLILDLSYVIEDKN, encoded by the coding sequence ATGTCTCGCTTAGAAGCTAAGAAGCCCTCACTGTGTAAAAGTGAACCCCTGGTGAGTGAGTCAGCCAGGGCCAAGCTTTCTGTCCTGAAAGGGATTGTGACGTCATGCTATGGACCCTCGGGGAGGCTAAAGCAGCTACACAATGGCCTGGGAGGTTGTGTGTGCACAACCTCACAGTCCTCTGCTCTGCTTGGGAGCCTTGCCATCACCAATCCCATACTAAAGATCCTCACAGCATCTGTGAAGAATCATGTGTCTTGCTTCAGTGACTGTGGCTTATTCACAGCCATTCTGTGCTGCAACCTGATTGAAAATGTCCAGCCGCTGGGTTTGACACCCAGCGTTGTCATTAAATTAAATAAGCATCTTTTGAGTCTGTGCACCAATTATCTGAGGTCTGAAGCCTGTGGTTGTCGAATCCCAGTTGACTTTAGTAACACTCAGATATTCCTTTGCTTGGTACGCAGTATATTATCGAGTAAGCCTGCCTGTATGCTCACCAGAAAGGAAATCGATCATGTCAGTGCTTTGATTCTGAGAGCCTTTTTGCTTACAATTCCAGAAAGTGCTGGAGACCATATCATTTTAGGAAAGAGTATAATTGTGCCTTTAAAGGGCCAAAGAGTTACCACGTCTACAGTGTTACCTGGACTACTCATTGATATGTCAGAAGTTGAATTAAGGAAGCTCTTACCTATTGAAAAGTCAagtgcccacaaggtggcactcTTCTGTGTGTCTTTAGCCGGAGACTTCTCTGATGCTGGAGAAGGAACTGTGGTGGTCACTGGAGGAGCATCTCTAGAAAATGCAGTCCTGGACCAGTTATTTCATTTAGGGAGGCAGCTAGTCAGTGACCATGTAGATCTGGTCCTGTGCCAAAAAGTTATCCACCCATCTTTGAAACAGTTCCTCAGCACACATCACATTACTGCTGTTGACAGAGTTGGAGTGGCTCTGATGGAACCTCTCAGCAAAGTGACAGGAGCCACACCTATTGGTACTCTGGGCTCAGTATCTCCTACGAGCTATGGAAGTGTGAAAGATCTGTGCTCTGCAAACTTTGGCTCCAAGCATTTTCTTCATGTTATTCCTGATGAAGCAACAGTCTGCAGCTTGCTTCTGTGCAACAGAAACGACACTGCCTGGAACGAGCTGAAGCTCACATGTGAAACAGCACTGCATGCCTTGCAGTTAACAATGAAGGAACCATGGGCCCTGTTGGGAGGAGGTTGTACTGAAACACATTTGGCTGCATATATCAGACACAAAGCTCATAATGAGGCAGAAAGCATTGTCAAGGATAATGGATGCTCCCCAGGAGAACTTCAGCTGGTTGCTGACGCATTTTGCTGTGCTCTAGAGTCTGTGGCTGGCTCCCTGGAGCACGATGGAGGTGAAGTCCTTACTGACTTGAAGTACGGACACTCATGGTCAGTTCAAGCAGATTCTCCGGCTGTCACCAGTTGGCCAGACTCACTTTCACAATGTGGCTGTGGATTACACAATGGCCAAGAAGAGCTCAGCTGGTCGTTCCTAAGAGGCACACATCATCCTTTTGCACCACAAGCCTGCCCCCCTCACTCAGCTGTGGGCTCAGCCAGCATCCTGACCTTGGACTGCTTGACTGCTAAGTTTAGTAGCCTACAGGTGGCTGTAGAGACAGCCAGTTTGATTTTAGATCTTTCATATGTCATTGAAGATAAGAACTGA
- the Ifne gene encoding interferon epsilon, translating to MLLLLASSSIFSLETKLLLFQPRMNTVGFQLLSTLQISSTQHCLPHRKDFLLPLKSATSHQYQKGHVLAILHERLQQIFSLVGAGISVGTWEGKHIEKFFTELHQQPEYPESLMGLEAEQRRAALDSKSLKLQIKAYFRRIHGYLESQGTPAWIMVQVETRWCLFFIFGLTRRLCKQEMDP from the coding sequence ATGCTGTTGCTGCTGGCTTCTTCCAGTATCTTTTCCCTGGAGACAAAACTGCTTCTCTTCCAACCAAGAATGAACACAGTAGGTTTTCAGTTACTAAGTACTTTGCAAATCTCATCAACCCAGCACTGTCTACCACACAGGAAAGATTTCTTGCTTCCTCTGAAGTCTGCAACTTCTCACCAATACCAGAAAGGACATGTTCTAGCTATCCTCCATGAGAGGCTTCAGCAGATCTTCAGCCTCGTAGGGGCAGGTATTTCTGTGGGCACATGGGAGGGAAAACACATAGAGAAATTCTTCACTGAACTTCACCAGCAGCCGGAATACCCAGAATCACTCATGGGActggaagcagagcagagaagagCTGCCTTGGATAGCAAGAGCCTTAAATTACAGATTAAAGCATACTTCAGAAGGATCCATGGCTACTTGGAAAGCCAGGGTACACCAGCCTGGATCATGGTCCAGGTAGAAACCAGGTGGTGTCTATTCTTTATATTTGGACTCACAAGAAGGCTATGCAAACAAGAAATGGACCCTTGA